The segment CTCCTGAACACAAACAAATTCACACATTTGAATAGTTCTTCATCTCCTGCATGTGACTGAATGTGTGCAATGCTGTGAGAATGGAGGTGACTCACATCTAGACTTTCACAGATGTGATTCTGAAGGCAATTCAATGTGTGTGGATGTGAACTAAATCCACACAAACCAAAACCTCCTTCTTCTCAAATGCAGTTCTCAGCACtgcacatttcattttttaaaaggatagtttacccaaaaatgaaaattatttactcacccttatgttgttccgaACATTTGGCacctgtggaacacaaaagatgatattttgaaaaatgtcttttttgttcatataatgaaagtcagtggtctttcattgtatagaaaaaaaaaaaaatcatataacgCTTTAATGTATGGACAGAaacattcttttgtgttccgcaGAAGTAAGAAAGTCAGGTCtgtaacaacatgagagtgagtaaatgatggcataattttcattttttgataaaatatgcTTACAACACACCTGATTTATATCATCAGCTCACAAGTCCTGGGTGTCTCACATTAGGGAGTCATCCAAACTATCAGAACGGCTTGTCTACTGCACTCACACAGATGGTAATGCTTCAACCCAGTCCTATGAATTAACAAGTGCTGCTCTACTGTGTAACATGATCAATGGCAGGCAGGCTGTTAAAGCCGCTCCACCAGCCTGAGATTCAGCACAGCAAACATGAAAGGAATGGAATGGTTCAGAGAGTCCTGTGTCTCATCAGCTGTTTGACAAGACAAGATCATCCTGCTGTCTCTCTTTGAGTCTGTGGATAAATTTACGTGTAGAACAGCACGGCAGCAGATACACAGATACAAAGAGATTGTCCCTTAATATGTAAGAACCAAAACACAGAATAATAGATCTAAACTCAGGCACACTGTACCTTATCAACAGTGTCTAAAATCTCCAGTTCAATCGCCTCCTTGTCCACAATTTTCTGACACCTGTAGGTGACCTCTAAGAGACACAAAAAGTACATGGCATGTCACATGAGGCACAGCAACGGTTATATTCTGTTGCTTTACAATGAGTGTATGTTTTTACATATTCAACAGAGCATTAGTGTATATGCATTTCATTTGTGTTACCCCTTTTATGTTCATACTCTCCAATAAAACGCCTGGTGATGAATCTGACACACAGAGCTGGagttaaaaagagaaaaactgagTAGTTACAGTCGTTAATACCAATCTAAAATAAttgaaccaaacaaacaaactctgCAGTTTTACCCGTCTTCCCACAGTTATCTCTTCCCAGCACTACGAGCTTCGCCCTCAGCATCTTCCGTACAGACTCTGACATGATCACTGCGAATAATATTATATCTGAACAACATTAGCACTCACAGAGGCAGTCTGAGGCCAAATAAATGACAGCAGCTAAAGTTTGTAACAGGTATTTTTCCCTCGGGTTAAGCGTTGCTAAACTTGCCGTAAGATAAACATGGTAGATAACTGAGGCAGAGATGCAAATCTGAATCtaaaacaaagttaaaatacaAGGCACTTTgttaagaaatgaaaaaaaagaacCCCAGAAATACTTACTTTGCTCCCGAAAGTTGTTAAAAGTGACTCTAAATCATTGTTCCAGTGGAGACTCTTATGGAGTTCATATGCTGCAGATTCTGCTGCTTCTGCGCTCTCCGTCTGCCTTTTAGTAATGATattagaaacacacacacacacacacacacacacacacagcggaCAGCACGTCCCTGTTCAGCGCGGTGTCTCTTCTTATTCCACACATTCATCACCGGGTTCGACTGCGAGACTCATTACACAACCAGCTGATTTATCGCCTTTGACAGTAGCGCCTCCGGAGCAGCAGAGACAGTCTACTTTGGTCTTGCCGCCAACAAAACCATTAATTAACCCGggctaaaattaaaactttacaTTCGTGCCCCGATATATCTTTTACTCAGATTAAAAAGCATCAGTGGGACATCTCTGAGGACGAAACTCCTAATAGGTAAGTTTTTCTGATGATATAtgctaaataaaatgaataatctGAAAAGAGCCTATATAATAACTAGCAAGAGGTGTGGCTTCCTTGTTTGGAAAGTAAGATGTTTAAAGCAAGTTGTGAAAAACATAGTCCACTTGACAGAGAGATGCTACTGTTgagttgttatttatttatttttcttttttacaagtcaatgatttttaaagtaaaatatcaaaaagaatgttaaaatgacaataatttgtaataaaagCCCTGGTCTATTTTCATCTCAGTCCTAAAGTACTAGTAAATTACTTAAGTTAAAAAAGGCTCCAGCtttgcattttgtgtgtgtgtgttcgttcACAGGATCACAACACAGAGTGACAGACAATACATttataaagggatagttcacccaaaaatgaaaattcatcatcatttactcaccctcatgtcattctaaaactgtatgacttactttcttctgtggaacattaAGAGTATATTTCGAGAAACATCTAAGTGTATTTTGTGCATACAATAGAATCaatggttaccaacattcttcaaaatatcatcttttgtgttccgcagaagaaagtcatacaagtttggaatgacataagggtgaataaatgacaagtgacaattataattttcattCACTATCCCTTAACAAAACGTTAGAATACAGGAAGACAATGGCATTGTATCTTTAAAACAACTAAACGGTGAATCCTGTATTATATCCTAGCTGAAATGATTTTGGATGAGTTCCTGTCGAACTCTCAGAGCCTCTGGGTCGACACTGTCAGTGGGATCGATATCCTCCCCTGATTGGTCCGTGGCCTCAGTCCTCTCAAAAGTCCAGGCATCAAGGCCGGACTGAAGGGAAATGTTATGTAGCACGCAACAGGCCTGGATGATATGGGAGCATTTCTCTGGGGAATACTGCAAGTAACCCTTTGCCCCATCCAGGCACCGGAAACGTGTCTGAATGGCTCTGAACGTACGGTCCACAATCTCGTGTGTCGTTGTGTGGGCCAGGTTATAGCGGTAGTCAGCGGGAGACTCCGGACTCTGCACGGGAGTCATCAGCCACTTCTTTAGAGGGTAACGGTTGTCACCTGGAGGCCAGAGACAGAAAACACTCTGACATTTACACATGTAAATACCTTAGAATTCTTTGGGAATGTCAAGAAAAAGTCACCACTGCAATCAAATGGGTATGGGTCTCACCTAAAAGCCAGCCTTCATCATTGTCTTGCTCTTCAAACAGCTTTGCCACACTGGACTGCTTGAAGACAGCTCTGTCAGTCAGACTACCCGGCCAATGTGTCTCagcactcagcagcagtcctcTGGCATCACACACTAACTGGCAATTGATTGAGTGaaatccttttttatttatataagaagaatCATCTGCATTGGGAGCTTTAATGGCTATGTGTGCACAGTCCACTACTCCCATGACATTGGGAATCCCTGCTATTCGGTAAAACTCCTCTTTAGACTGCTGCCTGGTGGCTTCATCCCTAGTGAAGCCAATAAACTCTGGTGCTTTCTCAATCAGAGCTTTAGTAACATTAGAAACACAACGACTCATGGAGGCCTGGCTGATGCCAATCGCATCTCCCATCTTGCTCTGGAAGGACCCTGTTGTGTAGAATCCCAGCGCTGCAAGTATCTGAACATCTGGGCTGATGGCTCGTGATCTCTGTGTCCGTCTCAACAAACTGTCCTTCAGAAGTTCCACCAGGTAATAAATGAACTCACGTGGGAAGCCAAATGTCGTCAGCAGAAATTCATCCGACACTGTCTCGATATCAAATCGATCTAGTGTTTTGTGGCCACGACCATGCAGCAGCAGGTCACAGTCTAGAATTGCAATAGAGATTGCCATTCCACACGCTCAGGTCGACCTATGGACAAATGGCACATGTGAATGTCATGCAATGCCATGCTCATAACTAAACCATCATACACCCAAATACACTAGGCTGCTTTTGAATGATATATATGAATTAACATAGAAATAGCACTCCATAGAAAAACAATTGGTATGGGAACGAAACGTGCTAAATGTTTCTGCGTGCACCGCTGCATTGATGTGTGGCTGCTAACACAAGCCTAGAGCCCATCCACTTCAAATCATATATTTTCTAACGGCATTTATCTCAATTAAACTGAGCTGGTTATATAATCCAGTTTGTCGCCTGGTAACGAGCACAGAACAGTATTTTACACAAAACCGAACGCCATTAACGCTTGATATAAATTATCTTATGGTGAACAAATTATCTATATATTCGGTAAGCACAAAGGTAGAGGAAACAATCAGatgaataaaatgaattaaatgttaccAGCACCGgttattgttgttgttcttcttcCTTTGATTTTATTGGCGGATGGTAAACTAGCTTAAGGTGtatttaccgccacctactggactgGAGTGTGGGAccgttattgtttttttttttttaatttatttattttttattatggtTGCGAACATTACAAAGATGACTTAATGatatataattttgtatatAGTATACATGTATCAGCATTATGTGCAATGTCATCTGAACATacagaacaaaaaaatatacaataattgtaaacagaaaaagaaagaagaaagaaaaaatagcagaagaaaagaaaagaaaaaagagggtaagatattaatttacatttcaaTTAGAGTATACAAATTAAAGTCATTACACATTGAGGTTATTCTTCTTGCTTTCTTATTTACAGAGGAtgaaatagtgttaaagtacattttaaattaaaaaaaaaaaacaaaaaaaaattgtttgttgttagtgaatttacatttatgGATATAGAATTTgccaagaaaataaattaaatttataacaAAACAAGCTTTGTTTTTATTAGAATCAGAATCAAAGTGGCCAAAAATAATATCTTTAAAAGTTACAGATTTAACTTGTTGgatattaactttaataaatgtttcaatATCTTTCCATAGTTGTTCAGTACAGAAACATGACCAAAATAGATGATAAACAGTTTCTGTGTGCATCTTGTGTCCGCCGACATTGAAATGTGACGTcacagccaaaacaaatttCCTGTTCATAATCTGCACTTttgatatttgtatttatttattaattcttTACCAAAAAAGTAATAACGGGGCgatgtatattaaaatataaaatattatatgtgCTATTATAACAATCGCATACAGTCATCAATTTATTTAACCACGTTTCACTAACTAACGAAAGTGGTGTCGTTGAATCGGTACAGGCTACACGTCATTCCTGACCTAGccaaacaagcaaaataaacagaaatggGGCGCCCGTCAGTGTGTGATGTTGTGGTGCTGCGATGTGATTAATTGAAAGTACAGGATCGTTTAGGctgtattttatcatttccCACAATCAGCCACGGTGTATACTCTACGTGTTAACAGTTGAATCTCCACTCTGTGATGAGCTGTAAGTATGTGCGCGTGTTTTGCTAAAGGTGTTAGCATTGACTGCACAGACATACAGATGATTATAAACAACTTTAGATGTTTGGCTGTCAGAAACAAATGGCGAGTCTGCTGTCTTCAAACCTCTACTCGGATGAACTCAATGTCAGTTGACATTGAATATTATAAAGGTGTTTTTGAAGAGACGAGTGTtgatgttgttattgttttctATTGAGAACATGTTTAAATGCTTAGAGGCGAGCTGTCATGGAGACGTGACAGTAGTAATGACACTAAGACGTCAGTGAATTCGTTTATTATTAAGGTAGGATGGCGTAAAAGATGACACACCACCgccatatttttttcttttgaccaTACATGGCACAAAATCCCAACTTAACACATTTGATAAACGGCTATGCTCTTCTTCATTTTGTCATGTCAAATAAATATCAACAATTAATCAGTCGGAACAGTTTTGAGGTTAACTGATCTAATTTTATGTCTCTGGAAGGTATTGAATATCAAAGTTTCATGTCTTTGTTAATGAGGGATTTGTGGATGTTTTTAGATTTTGTGAAGCAAAAGaaatactgtttttactttaaagtgAAAATATAATTCTGCTCTCAGAATTGGCATAGAAGGCACTAGTggcattattattgtaaattattattattaaatagtataataatgtaataacattatacagtgtttaatCTATAATTCCATGAGTTAGAGATGTACATTTCAGACATATTCACTATTCATAAAACCTATAGGATAACAGTGAAATAATTCAGTTTGAATTCAGTGTTGTTACTGACACGCCTTCAATTAAAATAtgggaaaataaaaatgtgttcatGTGCCTGTATATAAGTAGTAGAATAAATTTGAGTGTCTTTTTCTGGGATTCTGCTTTGTCTGTCATCAGTTATTCAAATGTTCAACTAAATTgtcaaaatacaattttaaatagaatagatgatttactattttatattaatgaaaatgtaaagagaaaattatattaataaaaatggtaTTTTACATTCTGTTAAAGTTTACATATGTTatgattataaaatattttacaattttaaaaataaatttacattGTTCTTAAGGTGGCTATCCTACTAAATGacacttcggtaaagttggttttatatttgcacattcggacgtctgataaattcagactttccaataaatgtgcaataaattgatgtttgcgaattttaagcagcaacatgatattgacaaccaacgattgttaCAACTTACATCATTTTtaacagtcgatcaaaataggcaagtattgttttgatggcatatttacttgtccactgaatgtccaaggtaatgtgattaacaaggctattgaatacggatgtccaaatgtgcaaatataaaaccaactttacccaagtctaAATGACCTGACTTTTAATTATCTGTATTATATACCTTTTCAATTATTATGCTACTATTTGTAAAGTATATCAGCTTTTCCACTGTTCACTGAAAAAACTGTCCTTCGTTTGTATGCCTTAGGCTTATGCGACAATGGATAGTGATCTGAGCCTACAGGACAAGAAAGACTTGGATAAATTCATCAAATTCTTTGCCTTGAAGGTGATTGctttaaacaaaacaatactAAGGTTTTGTTGCATCCATGAAATCTGGTATCCCAGTCGACAGGGTGATGATGTCCTTTGCTTTACCTGTGTGTCTTTCAGACGGTGCAGGTTATAGTTCAAGCCCGACTTGGAGAGAAAATCAGCACTTGCTCATCTTCATCACCGACAGGTTCGGACTGGGTAAGGATGCTCCTTGTACAAAGGGCCCTGTTTTCTTTACATCATGAACTATCATAAActctctgtgtctgtgtgtgtctttaTATTCTCTCTCAGTTTAATCTGGCAATAAAAGACATCCCTGAGGTGACTCATGAGGCAAAAAAAGCTCTTGCTGGACAGCTGCCTGGCATCGGCCGATCCATGTGTGTGGAGATCTCCCTCAAAACCTCAGAGGTCTAGTCTTTCTTTTAGTTCACTGTCTATATAATAACAGTATCTTGACAAAACATGTaacaaaatgtttaaacagCCTAACTTAAAGAGATTTTTACTTGAATATTAATGAGTTGTGTTTACCCATGCAGGGAGACTCCATGGAGCTAGAGACATGGTGTttggaaatgaatgaaaagtAAGCATACTCAGATACTGCTGTCAACTGCTCTGTGTAGATAGATATTGGTACATTATAAACATATACCATGACATAACTAGggtttgcattttttttccagATGTGACAAGGACATTAAAGTGTCCTATACAGTTTATAATCGGCTGTCTCTGCTGCTCAAGTCTTTACTGGCCATCACAAGGGTGACACCTGCTTACAAGCTTTCACGTAAACAAGGCCATGATTATGTCATACTCTACAGGTACTCAACACACTGCTATGCTATTTCTGCTATGCTCCTCAAAGCCCCATAATACCTAATACATGATTTCATCCAGTGACACCATGTGAACAATCAGAACTTGATACAGTTCTTGACACTgatattgaactgaattgaatcaacactgaaatgACTTTAGCTGAATAAATGACACTATTGCTGTCTGTGGAGCTGCTTATAGCTGAATTAAGCTTGATGAACTTTGCAGTCTTATAgaactaaactgaatcaacagTAACTGATttgagctgaataatgctttatatgtGAACTGATTTTGTTTCGTAACTAATGAATGTTGCAACATTCACACTGTTGAACTAAATGTAATCAGTATTGAACTAAATTCAGCTGAATAATGCCACTTGTCTTTTTAGAGTTGCTTTACAACTGaaatttgtttaataattaaaaaacttTGCAACAGTAATACTgttattttcttgtttattactgtgaagtaGCTtggaaacaatctgtattgtaaaaagcactatataaataaatgaattgaattgatTTGACATTATCTTAATCTTAATATCTCTTTTATAGGATCTATTTTGGAGATGTCCAGCTGACGGGTCTCGGGGAAGGTAATACTGTGAGGAGCTCACATCAAAATACTAATAAGGGACATGTAGATGTTCTCTAGAGAGCTGTGTATTTGTTCATATTCTTCATGTCTCTCTGCAGGGTTCCAGTCAGTGCGAGTGGGTGTTGTAGGGACTCCCATAGGCACCATCACTTTGTCATGTGCATATCGCACTAATTTGGCCCTCATGTCATCAAGGTATACATTACAGCTTCCTGCATGCAATACATTTAAAGGATTGGGCATTCTGGTTATTGTAGTTTTGTAGTGGATTTGTGCAAAATGTTCTCTTTGTGCTTTCTCACAGGCAGTTTGAGAGGACAGGCCCCATCATGGGTATCATCATTGATCATTTTGTGGAGCGTCCCTTCACTAATATGGCACACATGCATCCTTGCAGTTACAGGTGCGTAAAAATCATAGTCACAGTATagatacactaccgttcaaacgtTTGTGGTCACTaagatttagttttaattattcttttgaaagaaattaatacttttattcagcaaggacacattaaattgattaaaagtgacagttaaaACTTTTAGAATGTttcaaaaaaattctatttcatataaatgctcttctttttaactttctattaatcaaagaattctaaaaaaaaaaaaaaaaatgattccaCTAAAATACCAAGCCGCACAACTGTTTACAACATTGATGATATGGTGGTATAACTCTGCTCCTTAACCTCTGGTCTCATACCGCCTCTTctctcatttctctctcttAGAGCACCTGGAGAAGATGAGGGAGGGACTTATGCAGGAATAGAAGACTCTCAGGAGGTGTGCACCACATCCTTTTCCACCTCCCCACCATCACAGGTAATGCTGTCACTATCACCTACTAATCTGTCCCATCAAAAGTAACCCTTTACCACCAACCTTGTACAGGTCAAGCCTCAATACAGGTGCAGTGCAGCTTGTCATTAAGATTAACTGTTAAACTCTCTTAATGGAAAAGCTGTTTTCATTCATGAGTCTTCAGTAGTTCCCTGATGAACAGGTCTCATTCCATATAtatgattatgatttttttgtatTCTTCTAGTCATGAAGATGATCTGAGACTGCTGTGTAGTAAAAATCCTCTCtattcttaaatattttttcttcttcattaTTTTCCACTGTGTTTGGTTAGACTGGTGTCTTTAttcatgttgttattgttaactaaaactagtAACTTGAGTTAACTAGTAACATAAGTATTAAATAGTTAATACTTAATACTTCAATTGATACTTAAATTAAATACTTAAACttaaaacaaattttaattatttttttccccttataAACTATCTGAAATAAGTTGGagtaataaaattactaaaacaaattaaaattaaattaaagtgaaataaaaaattttaaatatcttataaaaagacaaaaacataaaattactataaatgtaaactaaaattgaaatgaaaattgaaagtataaaaataaaagctatttcaaaatattcatacatattaaaatagtatagtattataatataatagtatagTATTATAATAGTATACTactatatattaataatagtaaaataacactgctctTGCTATACTATGTAGTATTACAGGGTGCAGAAGACTAATATTTAGAAAGTCAGTACGGGCCATTCGTGTGGCCATGGCATTAGATTCAATCTCTCCCCATTATCTCTTTCTGTGGTAGTGCTTTCATTTCTGTTGCCCTTGTTTTtcttcctttctctctttctttctttctttctttctgtgtgcatgtagtgtgtgtgtactgtaagTAAGGCACATTTTAAGACACCTAAGCCGGCTCTGATGGCCACACTGAAGGTTCCCCTCGTGGGGCTTGGCATCTCACAGCAAGTgagtccagtgtgtgtgtgtgtgtgtaagtgtgtgtacACGCATGCAGCTGGTAGATTAAttacaaagtgtgtgtgtggcctGGCCCAGTAATCTATACTCCCACTGCTTACCTTTCATAACCTCTTTTAATTAAGAGAGTTATACAGTAATACCCACCCAAAAGATTGTTTGAACTCTGCAATCGCTGCTGCTTTCTCCTTGAGCTCACCTGCCTgctgttttatttgaagcattaTTGTGTTTGCTCTGACCACTTCTCTGATCCCTTCTGCTCTCTGCTCTGCAGTGAGGTTTATACAGGACCAGAGTTTAAAAGGGCTCTTAATCTGATATTTGACTCCTATTGTGACATGAATCTCACTCTGTCTCTCAGTTGTACAGCTCTCGTCTGTCATATCAGACTCCTGCCCTGGGAACTGTGGATATGTGCCATCCTTCGGCTTGTACTGCTGCTGCACATCCTCACCAGGTACGGCCCACACACATGCAGAGGCCCCACCCTCTGTGTCCTAACTTCATGCCTTTCATCCTCTCTGATGTTGACCAGCTGCTGGGAATTACTTGCACCTGTCTtcagaattgtgtgtgtgtatgtttgtgtgtcatTGTGCCCTGACCGAGGTGGccatgtgtgtgtttctctACCTAATCAGATGGTCGTGCCGGGTAAAGAAGGTGGAGTCCCGCAGGTGCCGGCTCAACCTAATCACGGCACTGCAGCTGAGCATGGTCGTATCCCATCATGCCCCACTGGGCAGTCCCCTCAGCTGGCACCACCCACATCCTGTAGCAGGTAAGAGTGTGAAGAGATTCTGTttaatactgattttttttaaattggtcAATTCAGTAAATTgatttcatgtgtgtgtgtttgtggtagCGAGGTGAAGACTGTGTCCCCCTCTGATGCTTTAGAGACAACCTTTACCAGGAAAGTTGGAGCTTTCGTCAACAAAGCCACCACTCAGGTTAGAATacttataatttataataactttCAGAACAAACATTACATCAATAGTTAATGTATATTGAAATTGTTTGTATGTTGTCATAtaatttccttttctttttacaTGAACTACTGATTTGTTAAGCAAAGAATTACCGTTCAAAATATTAGGGTCTGTGAGgtaatttattgtttttgaaagaagtctcttatgctcaccaaggctgaatttaataaaaaaattacaatttaaaataactgttttctatttaaatatattttaaaatgcaatttattcctgtgatggcaaagctgaattttcagcatcattactccttaagtcacacgatccttcagaaatcattctgatatgctgatttgatgctcaagaaacatttattatcattatcaatgttgaaaacatttgtgctgtctaaatatttttgtggaaactgtgatactttttttttcccagaatactttgatgaatagaaagttctgaagaacataatttatttgaaatacaaatcatttgtaacattaaaaatggcagtcaatttaatttaaccttactgaataaaagtattctttttttttcaatattcatAAGCCAAGACTTGCtaataatgtatataataagtatatagtatataaaatGTTACTGATAAGTGCAGCATACACAAAGAACAAAGTCATTTTCATGTTCAGTGggagttaaacattttaatttgtttatttctttgatAGGGATAATGCATGTTaagtataaaatacaaaatgtaaacaagctGGATTATAGCAACATTCCTAATTTACATCCGTAGTCCCTAGGCAGGTACAGACAAGGACACGTAGCCCaaacacattatttaaaatacattatttaaaaatgtttacacaTCTGGTTCTACGTAAGCCACTTATTTAAGGTGATCTATAAAAGTGTAATATGTAGAACACTGTCTTACTGACCACGGTAAGCTATTCCAATAATTACTCCCTATTACAGACAATACTTTTTGTCCAAAAGTTGTTCGCATTTATGGCACCTCGCAAATTCCTCTAATGATAGACCTAGTACCAGTGCCACAATATGTccacttttttttataaattaatttaacgaAGTTGGGGCAAGC is part of the Chanodichthys erythropterus isolate Z2021 chromosome 11, ASM2448905v1, whole genome shotgun sequence genome and harbors:
- the harbi1 gene encoding putative nuclease HARBI1 — translated: MAISIAILDCDLLLHGRGHKTLDRFDIETVSDEFLLTTFGFPREFIYYLVELLKDSLLRRTQRSRAISPDVQILAALGFYTTGSFQSKMGDAIGISQASMSRCVSNVTKALIEKAPEFIGFTRDEATRQQSKEEFYRIAGIPNVMGVVDCAHIAIKAPNADDSSYINKKGFHSINCQLVCDARGLLLSAETHWPGSLTDRAVFKQSSVAKLFEEQDNDEGWLLGDNRYPLKKWLMTPVQSPESPADYRYNLAHTTTHEIVDRTFRAIQTRFRCLDGAKGYLQYSPEKCSHIIQACCVLHNISLQSGLDAWTFERTEATDQSGEDIDPTDSVDPEALRVRQELIQNHFS
- the atg13 gene encoding autophagy-related protein 13 isoform X1 codes for the protein MDSDLSLQDKKDLDKFIKFFALKTVQVIVQARLGEKISTCSSSSPTGSDWFNLAIKDIPEVTHEAKKALAGQLPGIGRSMCVEISLKTSEGDSMELETWCLEMNEKCDKDIKVSYTVYNRLSLLLKSLLAITRVTPAYKLSRKQGHDYVILYRIYFGDVQLTGLGEGFQSVRVGVVGTPIGTITLSCAYRTNLALMSSRQFERTGPIMGIIIDHFVERPFTNMAHMHPCSYRAPGEDEGGTYAGIEDSQEVCTTSFSTSPPSQCVCTVSKAHFKTPKPALMATLKVPLVGLGISQQLYSSRLSYQTPALGTVDMCHPSACTAAAHPHQMVVPGKEGGVPQVPAQPNHGTAAEHGRIPSCPTGQSPQLAPPTSCSSEVKTVSPSDALETTFTRKVGAFVNKATTQVTTNSLDLPFAAFAPRVYDLEENDPMVHPPPSPAPSSPLQGSLHSNSSSHSGGQPHDDFVMVDFKPAFSKDDLLPMDLGTFYREFQNPPQLASLSIDVSAQSMAEDLDSLPEKLAIYEKNIDEFDAFVDTLQ
- the atg13 gene encoding autophagy-related protein 13 isoform X2, whose protein sequence is MDSDLSLQDKKDLDKFIKFFALKTVQVIVQARLGEKISTCSSSSPTGSDWFNLAIKDIPEVTHEAKKALAGQLPGIGRSMCVEISLKTSEGDSMELETWCLEMNEKCDKDIKVSYTVYNRLSLLLKSLLAITRVTPAYKLSRKQGHDYVILYRIYFGDVQLTGLGEGFQSVRVGVVGTPIGTITLSCAYRTNLALMSSRQFERTGPIMGIIIDHFVERPFTNMAHMHPCSYRAPGEDEGGTYAGIEDSQEVCTTSFSTSPPSQLYSSRLSYQTPALGTVDMCHPSACTAAAHPHQMVVPGKEGGVPQVPAQPNHGTAAEHGRIPSCPTGQSPQLAPPTSCSSEVKTVSPSDALETTFTRKVGAFVNKATTQVTTNSLDLPFAAFAPRVYDLEENDPMVHPPPSPAPSSPLQGSLHSNSSSHSGGQPHDDFVMVDFKPAFSKDDLLPMDLGTFYREFQNPPQLASLSIDVSAQSMAEDLDSLPEKLAIYEKNIDEFDAFVDTLQ